A single window of Vigna unguiculata cultivar IT97K-499-35 chromosome 1, ASM411807v1, whole genome shotgun sequence DNA harbors:
- the LOC114187720 gene encoding uncharacterized protein LOC114187720 codes for MGCSSRDEHKQVEKSARRLNVINQSSSMERWSRRADSSDSSWSVDNSDLEEDEQEVLSLQKQWRVEKDLRVVLEVQDEKWRLGMDDKFGVKKAWKFFDLLKRARPIQRIPVNGKSATKITKNPTKGKSAKVKMKSVKKKIKSDKEKIKSVKEKSKSAMEIEDCSG; via the coding sequence ATGGGATGTAGCTCGAGGGATGAGCACAAACAAGTGGAGAAGTCGGCAAGAAGGTTGAATGTCATAAATCAGTCCAGTAGCATGGAGAGGTGGTCAAGACGTGCAGATAGCTCGGATAGCTCGTGGAGTGTGGACAACTCGGATCTTGAAGAAGACGAACAAGAAGTGTTAAGTTTGCAAAAGCAGTGGCGTGTCGAGAAGGATCTGAGAGTTGTACTGGAGGTGCAAGATGAGAAGTGGCGACTTGGAATGGATGATAAGTTTGGTGTGAAGAAGGCGTGGAAATTTTTCGATCTCTTAAAGAGAGCCCGGCCTATTCAGAGGATCCCGGTTAATGGCAAGTCGGCCACAAAGATCACAAAGAACCCAACAAAGGGTAAGTCAGCCAAGGTTAAGATGAAGTCGGTCAAAAAGAAGATCAAGTCGGATAAAGAGAAGATCAAGTCGGTCAAAGAGAAAAGCAAGTCGGCTATGGAGATAGAAGATTGTTCAGGatga
- the LOC114163913 gene encoding beta-hexosaminidase 2-like encodes MEKPETTLLLSLLFLFSSCSCFTLNNAHSTTILNVWPKPRNLTWAPPYQATLIASNFTITTTTPHHNKHLSAAITRYQNLVISEHHHPLLPPAVNISKILPPLQFLTLVVQDPDAELVHGVDESYTLSILPSSAILTANTTWGAIRGLETFSQLAWGLPTCVAVGVRVWDSPLYAHRGITLDTSRNYYPVKDLLRTVEAMSMNKLNVLHWHLTDSQSFPLVLPSEPSLAEKGAYASHMVYTPEDVKTIVEFGLDRGVRVLPEIDAPGHTGSWALAYPEIVTCANMFWWPPSGDILAAEPGTGHLNPLNPKTYQVLKNVIRDTTTLFPEPFYHSGADEVIPGCWKTDPTIQKYLSDGGTLNQVLEKFINNTLPFILSLNRTVVYWEDVLLDETVHVSSTILPKEHVILQTWSNGHNNTKKIVSLGYRTIVSSSDFYYLDCGHGDFVGNNSVYDQQNGDDKDNGGSWCGPFKTWQTIYNYDIAYGLNEEEAKLVLGGEVALWSEQADGTVLDARIWPRTSALAETLWSGNRDEKGVKRYAEATDRLNEWRSRMVNRGIGAEPIQPLWCVRNPGMCNTVH; translated from the exons ATGGAAAAACCAGAAACAACACTCCTTTTATCACTTCTCTTCCTCTTCTCATCATGCTCGTGTTTCACACTCAACAATGCACACTCAACCACCATCCTTAACGTCTGGCCCAAACCCAGAAACCTCACGTGGGCCCCACCATATCAAGCCACCCTCATTGCTTCCAActtcaccatcaccaccaccactccCCACCACAACAAACACCTCTCCGCCGCCATCACCCGCTACCAAAACCTCGTAATATCCGAACACCACCACCCACTTCTCCCCCCAGCAGTCAATATCTCCAAAATCCTTCCACCATTACAGTTTCTCACCCTCGTCGTCCAAGACCCTGATGCAGAACTCGTTCATGGTGTCGACGAGTCCTACACCCTCTCCATCCTCCCTTCTTCAGCCATCCTCACTGCCAACACTACGTGGGGCGCCATACGAGGACTTGAAACTTTCTCCCAGCTTGCATGGGGTCTCCCCACGTGTGTTGCGGTGGGAGTGCGCGTGTGGGATTCTCCACTCTATGCCCACCGTGGGATCACGTTGGACACGTCGAGGAACTACTACCCCGTGAAGGACTTGTTGAGGACGGTGGAAGCCATGAGCATGAACAAGCTCAACGTCTTGCACTGGCATCTCACCGACTCACAATCTTTTCCACTTGTGCTTCCCTCTGAGCCTTCTTTGGCTGAAAAGGGTGCTTATGCTTCTCACATGGTGTACACACCAGAGGATGTTAAAACGATTGTGGAGTTTGGTCTCGATCGTGGGGTTCGTGTTCTGCCAGAGATTGATGCGCCTG GGCACACAGGATCTTGGGCTTTAGCCTACCCTGAGATTGTAACTTGTGCAAACATGTTCTGGTGGCCACCTAGCGGCGATATCCTTGCTGCAGAACCAGGAACAGGTCATTTGAACCCTCTAAACCCCAAGACTTACCAGGTCCTAAAGAATGTCATACGTGACACGACCACATTGTTCCCAGAACCATTTTACCACTCAGGTGCCGATGAGGTTATACCAGGTTGCTGGAAAACTGATCCAACAATTCAGAAATATCTATCAGATGGTGGAACTCTCAACCAAGTTCTTGAGAAGTTTATCAACAACACTCTCCCTTTCATTCTGTCCCTCAACCGCACCGTTGTCTATTGGGAAGATGTTTTACTGGATGAAACAGTCCATGTTTCGTCCACAATTCTTCCCAAGGAGCATGTGATTTTGCAGACATGGAGCAATGGACACAACAACACTAAAAAGATAGTTTCTTTGGGATACCGCACCATTGTGTCATCATCAGACTTCTATTACCTGGATTGTGGCCATGGTGACTTTGTAGGGAACAACAGTGTCTATGATCAGCAGAATGGGGATGACAAAGACAACGGTGGCTCTTGGTGTGGACCTTTTAAGACATGGCAAACCATATACAATTATGATATAGCCTATGGGTTGAATGAGGAAGAGGCAAAATTGGTTTTGGGTGGGGAAGTAGCACTGTGGTCTGAACAAGCTGATGGAACTGTTTTGGATGCAAGAATTTGGCCAAGAACTTCTGCATTGGCTGAGACATTGTGGTCAGGAAATAGGGATGAAAAGGGTGTGAAAAGATATGCAGAGGCCACAGATAGACTGAATGAATGGAGAAGCAGAATGGTCAATAGAGGAATAGGGGCTGAACCAATTCAGCCCCTTTGGTGTGTTAGGAACCCTGGTATGTGCAACACGGTTCATTAA